From a region of the Streptomyces sp. NBC_01454 genome:
- the efeB gene encoding iron uptake transporter deferrochelatase/peroxidase subunit produces MRRDQADDGRAPTRDEGRRGFLKCAAGMAGAAAAVGLGGEAAAVPASRPATALREDPQLPDRIAFHGQHQAGIVTPQQLFAGFVGFDVLAENRERLSELLQRLTKRSRILAAGVKPQDELVAKEAPTPDSLTITVGVGASLFDDRFGLSGHKPRHLKAMPAFPDDRLEPARCHGDLSLQICAQHPDAIVHVLRDLTRETEGLLRPRWRADAFLNPSRPSGSPRTFIGFKDGIVNPDTGSAREMDRLMWVTPPCGEPEWALGGSYQVLRLIRFHVEKWDKLPVDRQERIFGRRKASGAPLDGRNERDVPRYHDDPNGKKIPLDSHIRLANPRTEKTDNSRFLRRSYNYDAGFDRSGKMDLGLVFCGYQQNPERQFATVQRRLRHEPLSEFVTPIGGGYFFNLPGVRDADDWFGSRLLEKI; encoded by the coding sequence AGGCCGCCGCCGTCCCCGCGTCCCGGCCGGCAACCGCCCTGCGCGAGGACCCGCAGCTGCCCGACCGGATCGCCTTCCACGGGCAGCACCAGGCCGGCATCGTGACTCCGCAGCAGCTCTTCGCCGGGTTCGTCGGCTTCGATGTGCTGGCCGAGAACCGGGAGCGCCTGAGCGAGCTGTTGCAGCGGCTCACCAAGCGGTCACGCATCCTGGCGGCGGGGGTGAAGCCGCAGGACGAGCTGGTCGCCAAGGAGGCCCCGACCCCCGACTCGCTGACCATCACCGTCGGGGTCGGCGCCTCCCTCTTCGACGACCGGTTCGGGCTCTCCGGGCACAAGCCCCGGCATCTCAAGGCCATGCCGGCCTTCCCCGACGACCGGCTGGAGCCGGCCCGCTGCCACGGTGATCTGTCGCTGCAGATCTGCGCCCAGCACCCCGACGCGATCGTCCATGTGCTGCGCGATCTGACCCGTGAGACGGAGGGGCTGCTGCGGCCCCGCTGGCGCGCGGACGCCTTCCTCAACCCCTCGCGGCCCTCGGGGTCGCCCCGTACCTTCATCGGCTTCAAGGACGGGATCGTCAACCCGGACACCGGATCGGCCCGGGAGATGGACCGGCTGATGTGGGTGACCCCGCCCTGCGGCGAGCCGGAGTGGGCCCTGGGCGGCAGCTATCAGGTGCTGCGTCTGATCCGCTTTCACGTCGAGAAGTGGGACAAGCTGCCGGTGGACCGCCAGGAGCGGATCTTCGGCCGGCGCAAGGCGAGCGGTGCCCCCCTCGACGGCCGGAACGAGAGGGATGTGCCGCGCTACCACGACGATCCCAACGGCAAGAAGATCCCGCTCGACTCCCACATCCGGCTGGCCAACCCCCGCACCGAGAAGACCGACAACTCCCGCTTTCTGCGCCGTAGTTACAACTATGACGCCGGTTTCGACCGCAGCGGGAAGATGGACCTCGGGCTGGTCTTCTGCGGCTACCAGCAGAACCCGGAGCGGCAGTTCGCGACGGTGCAGCGGCGCCTGCGGCACGAGCCGCTGTCCGAGTTCGTCACCCCCATCGGGGGCGGCTACTTCTTCAACCTGCCCGGGGTGCGGGACGCCGACGACTGGTTCGGCTCCCGGCTGCTGGAGAAGATCTGA
- the hypE gene encoding hydrogenase expression/formation protein HypE, with protein sequence MPDTTRSAHGAPTPADRGLPTVDISGWTCPTPVRDQPRVVMGHGGGGALSAELVQQIFAPAFGGEILAQLGDSAAVSLGGVRLAFSTDSYVVRPLFFPGGCIGDLAVNGTVNDLAMSGARAAYLSCGFILEEGVEMPVVAGVADAMGVAARAAGVEVATGDTKVVEAGHGDGVYLNTAGIGLIPAGVDLRPQRVVPGDVVIVSGDIGLHGVAIMSVREGLEFGVEIESDCAALGGLVETMLAVTPDLHVLRDPTRGGLAAALCEIATASCTGIVIEERAVPVPSAVANACAILGLDPMYVANEGKLVAFVPRAHADAVLDAMRAHPLGAGAAVIGETVETHPGMVVARTPLGGTRVVDLPLGEQLPRIC encoded by the coding sequence TTGCCTGACACCACCCGATCCGCCCACGGAGCCCCCACCCCGGCCGACCGCGGCCTGCCCACCGTCGACATCTCCGGCTGGACCTGCCCCACCCCGGTCCGCGACCAGCCCCGGGTCGTCATGGGGCACGGCGGTGGCGGCGCGCTGTCCGCCGAACTCGTCCAGCAGATCTTCGCCCCGGCCTTCGGCGGCGAGATCCTCGCCCAGCTCGGCGACTCCGCGGCGGTCTCCCTCGGCGGCGTACGCCTGGCGTTCTCCACCGACTCCTACGTCGTGCGGCCGCTGTTCTTCCCGGGCGGCTGTATCGGCGATCTCGCCGTCAACGGCACGGTCAACGACCTCGCCATGAGCGGCGCCAGGGCCGCCTATCTCTCCTGCGGCTTCATCCTGGAGGAAGGCGTCGAGATGCCGGTGGTCGCCGGGGTCGCCGACGCCATGGGCGTGGCCGCGCGGGCGGCCGGTGTCGAGGTGGCCACCGGCGACACCAAGGTCGTCGAGGCCGGCCACGGCGACGGCGTCTACCTCAACACCGCCGGCATCGGACTGATCCCGGCGGGCGTCGATCTGCGGCCGCAGCGTGTCGTCCCCGGCGACGTGGTGATCGTCAGCGGTGACATCGGCCTGCACGGCGTGGCGATCATGAGTGTGCGGGAGGGCCTGGAATTCGGCGTGGAGATCGAGAGCGACTGCGCGGCACTCGGCGGCCTCGTCGAGACCATGCTCGCCGTCACCCCCGATCTGCATGTGCTGCGCGACCCCACCCGGGGCGGACTGGCCGCGGCGCTGTGCGAGATCGCCACCGCCTCCTGTACCGGCATCGTCATCGAGGAACGCGCCGTACCCGTCCCCTCGGCCGTCGCCAACGCCTGCGCGATCCTCGGCCTGGACCCGATGTACGTCGCCAACGAGGGCAAGCTCGTGGCGTTCGTCCCGCGTGCCCACGCCGACGCCGTACTGGACGCGATGCGTGCGCACCCGCTGGGCGCCGGCGCCGCGGTCATCGGCGAGACCGTCGAGACCCACCCCGGCATGGTCGTCGCCCGCACCCCGCTGGGCGGCACCCGGGTGGTCGATCTGCCGCTGGGCGAGCAGCTGCCGCGGATCTGCTGA
- the hypD gene encoding hydrogenase formation protein HypD has translation MKYLDEFQDPQLARRLLDEIRATVTRPWALMEVCGGQTHTIIRHGIDQLLPDNVELIHGPGCPVCVTPLEVIDKALEIASRPDVIFCSFGDMLRVPGSDRDLFQVRSHGGDVRVVYSPLDALKIAQQNPHREVVFFGIGFETTAPPNAMTVHQARKLGIPNFSLLVSHVRVPPAIEAIMTSPSCRVQAFLAAGHVCSVMGTQEYPELAERFRVPIVVTGFEPLDILEGIRRTVRQLERGEHTVDNAYPRAVRPEGNPAAQAMLADVFEVTDRAWRGIGTIAASGWRLSERYRAYDAEYRFSVDGITTREPAACRSGEVLQGLIKPHECEAFGATCTPRSPLGATMVSSEGACAAYYLYRRLGTPSTPQEASPVA, from the coding sequence GTGAAGTACCTCGACGAATTCCAGGACCCCCAGCTGGCCCGCCGGCTGCTCGACGAGATCCGGGCCACGGTGACCCGGCCCTGGGCCCTGATGGAGGTCTGCGGCGGCCAGACCCACACCATCATCCGCCACGGCATCGACCAACTGCTGCCCGACAACGTGGAGTTGATCCACGGACCGGGCTGCCCGGTGTGTGTGACGCCGCTGGAGGTCATCGACAAGGCGCTGGAGATCGCCTCCCGCCCCGACGTGATCTTCTGTTCCTTCGGCGACATGCTCCGGGTGCCCGGCAGTGACCGCGATCTGTTCCAGGTGCGCAGCCACGGCGGCGACGTACGCGTCGTCTACTCCCCGCTCGACGCCCTGAAGATCGCCCAGCAGAATCCGCACCGCGAGGTGGTGTTCTTCGGCATCGGCTTCGAAACCACCGCACCGCCGAACGCCATGACGGTGCATCAGGCCCGCAAGCTCGGCATCCCCAACTTCAGCCTGCTGGTCTCGCACGTCCGGGTGCCGCCCGCCATCGAAGCGATCATGACGTCGCCCAGCTGCCGGGTCCAGGCCTTCCTGGCCGCCGGCCACGTGTGCAGCGTGATGGGCACCCAGGAGTACCCGGAGCTGGCCGAACGGTTCCGGGTGCCGATCGTGGTGACCGGCTTCGAGCCCTTGGACATCCTGGAGGGCATCCGCCGCACCGTGCGCCAGCTGGAGCGCGGCGAGCACACCGTCGACAACGCCTATCCGCGCGCCGTACGCCCCGAGGGCAACCCGGCGGCCCAGGCCATGCTCGCCGATGTCTTCGAGGTCACCGACCGCGCCTGGCGCGGGATCGGCACCATTGCGGCCAGCGGCTGGCGGCTCTCGGAGCGCTACCGCGCATACGACGCCGAGTACCGCTTCTCCGTCGACGGCATCACCACGCGTGAACCCGCCGCCTGCCGCAGCGGGGAGGTCCTCCAGGGGCTGATCAAGCCGCATGAGTGCGAGGCCTTCGGCGCCACCTGCACCCCGCGCAGCCCGCTCGGCGCCACCATGGTCTCCAGCGAGGGCGCCTGCGCCGCCTACTACCTCTACCGCCGACTCGGCACCCCGTCCACCCCGCAGGAGGCGAGCCCCGTTGCCTGA
- a CDS encoding HypC/HybG/HupF family hydrogenase formation chaperone has protein sequence MCLAVPGKVLDIEERDGTRMATVDFGGVVKEVCLEYVPDLRVGEYAIVHVGFALQRLDEESARHTLALFEELGLLQEEFGDPWEAAAASQGGDGAVAAAGGAPAAALGDGVTEASR, from the coding sequence ATGTGCCTGGCGGTACCCGGCAAGGTATTGGACATCGAGGAACGGGACGGCACCCGCATGGCCACCGTCGATTTCGGCGGGGTGGTCAAGGAGGTGTGCCTGGAGTACGTCCCCGATCTGCGGGTCGGCGAGTACGCCATCGTCCATGTCGGCTTCGCACTGCAGCGACTGGACGAGGAATCCGCCCGGCACACCCTCGCCCTGTTCGAGGAACTGGGCCTGCTGCAGGAGGAGTTCGGCGACCCCTGGGAGGCGGCTGCCGCCTCCCAGGGCGGTGACGGGGCAGTCGCCGCGGCCGGCGGTGCACCGGCGGCCGCGCTCGGAGACGGCGTGACGGAGGCGAGCCGGTGA
- the hypF gene encoding carbamoyltransferase HypF — MTTGQVDGALATAPAAAAARRRITVRGVVQGVGFRPFVHTLATELGLTGHVTNTGDGVVAEVEGDPAALARFGERIGAEAPPLAVVESVDGADIALARDAGFRILPSRADGPSRTLVSPDAATCAACLAELTDPADRRHRHPFLTCTHCGPRFTIVTAVPYDRALTTMARFPMCARCAREYADPADRRFHAQPIACHDCGPRLRLLTADPDDRTRPPRPATGPDPVADARRLLADGAIVAVKGLGGYHLVCDAADDTAVTTLRRRKSRGDKPFALMARQLADVEHLVRPGDEERALLTGPVRPIVLLRRAPHPAPPPGAPALSDAVAPGSPDLGVMLPYTPLHHLLLGLPGDPPGPRLLVMTSGNLAGEPIVTDDDEAVARLARLADAWLTHDRPIHLPCDDSVVRISDGEPLFVRRSRGYAPLPVPLPVAVRPALAAGGDLKNVLCVAEGRRAWLSAHIGDMDDLATQLAFEKAEAHLETVTGVRPQLLAADRHPGYRSGRWAEGHTAGRALVRVQHHHAHIAAAMAEHGLGDRRPVIGVAFDGTGYGDDHAVWGGEILLADYDGYRRFGQLAYVPLPGGDTTVRRPYRMALSHLRAAGLDWAADLPPVAACPPEERPLLARQLERHLNCVPTSSMGRLFDAVSSLAGICHHAGYEAQAAVALEAAALGAGEDHGPGYTFALHDAPTGQGGADTVADPAPVFTAIVEDLRAGTAPALIAARFHTAVAHLVRRCCVLARQRAGLTTVALTGGVFANTLLAEATARLLREDGFTVLRHRRVPPNDGGLALGQVVVAARTVPVFGGVGVP, encoded by the coding sequence ATGACCACAGGGCAGGTCGACGGGGCCCTCGCGACGGCCCCCGCGGCAGCCGCCGCCCGCCGCCGGATCACCGTGCGCGGCGTCGTCCAGGGCGTGGGCTTCCGCCCGTTCGTCCACACCCTCGCCACCGAGCTGGGCCTGACGGGCCATGTCACCAACACCGGTGACGGCGTGGTCGCCGAGGTCGAGGGAGACCCCGCCGCGCTCGCCCGCTTCGGGGAACGGATCGGCGCCGAGGCGCCCCCGCTGGCCGTGGTGGAGTCCGTCGACGGCGCGGACATCGCGCTGGCCCGCGACGCCGGGTTCCGTATCCTCCCCTCCCGTGCCGACGGCCCCTCGCGCACCCTGGTCTCCCCGGACGCCGCCACCTGCGCGGCCTGTCTCGCCGAGCTGACCGACCCGGCCGACCGACGCCACCGGCACCCCTTCCTCACCTGCACGCACTGCGGGCCGCGCTTCACCATCGTCACCGCGGTCCCCTACGACCGTGCCCTGACGACCATGGCCCGCTTCCCGATGTGCGCCCGCTGTGCGCGCGAGTACGCGGACCCGGCCGACCGGCGCTTCCACGCCCAGCCCATCGCCTGCCACGACTGCGGCCCCCGGCTGCGACTGCTGACCGCGGATCCCGACGACCGCACCCGCCCCCCGCGCCCGGCGACCGGCCCCGACCCGGTCGCCGACGCCCGCCGGCTGCTCGCCGACGGCGCGATCGTCGCCGTCAAGGGCCTCGGCGGCTACCACCTGGTCTGCGACGCCGCCGATGACACCGCCGTCACCACGCTGCGCCGCCGCAAGTCCCGCGGCGACAAACCCTTCGCCCTGATGGCCCGTCAACTCGCCGATGTCGAGCACCTGGTGCGGCCGGGCGACGAGGAGCGCGCGCTGCTCACCGGGCCGGTACGCCCCATCGTGCTGCTGCGCCGCGCCCCGCACCCCGCCCCGCCCCCCGGCGCGCCCGCGCTCTCGGACGCCGTCGCCCCCGGCAGCCCCGACCTCGGCGTCATGCTGCCGTACACCCCGCTGCACCATCTGCTGCTCGGCCTGCCCGGCGACCCGCCCGGCCCCCGGCTGCTCGTCATGACCAGCGGCAACCTCGCGGGCGAACCGATCGTCACCGACGACGACGAGGCCGTGGCGCGGCTGGCGCGGCTGGCGGACGCCTGGCTCACCCATGACCGGCCGATCCACCTCCCGTGCGACGACTCCGTGGTCCGCATCAGTGACGGGGAGCCGCTGTTCGTCCGCCGCTCGCGCGGCTATGCGCCGTTGCCCGTCCCGCTCCCGGTAGCGGTGCGGCCCGCACTGGCGGCCGGCGGCGACCTGAAGAACGTGCTCTGCGTCGCCGAGGGACGCCGCGCCTGGCTGTCCGCGCACATCGGCGACATGGACGACCTGGCGACCCAGCTCGCGTTCGAGAAGGCCGAGGCGCATCTGGAGACGGTCACCGGGGTGCGCCCCCAACTCCTGGCCGCCGACCGGCATCCCGGCTACCGCTCCGGCCGCTGGGCCGAGGGCCACACCGCCGGCCGGGCGCTGGTACGCGTCCAGCACCACCACGCGCACATCGCCGCGGCCATGGCCGAACACGGACTCGGCGACCGCCGGCCGGTCATCGGCGTCGCCTTCGACGGCACCGGCTACGGCGACGACCACGCCGTGTGGGGCGGCGAGATCCTGCTCGCCGACTACGACGGGTACCGCCGCTTCGGACAGCTCGCCTATGTGCCGCTGCCCGGCGGCGACACCACCGTACGGCGCCCCTACCGGATGGCCCTGTCCCACCTGCGCGCCGCCGGCCTCGACTGGGCCGCCGATCTGCCCCCGGTGGCGGCCTGCCCGCCCGAGGAACGACCACTGCTGGCACGGCAGTTGGAGCGCCACCTCAACTGCGTGCCCACCTCCAGCATGGGCCGGCTCTTCGACGCCGTCTCCTCGCTGGCCGGGATCTGCCACCACGCCGGATACGAGGCCCAGGCCGCCGTCGCCCTCGAGGCCGCGGCGCTCGGCGCGGGCGAGGACCACGGCCCCGGCTACACCTTCGCGCTGCACGACGCGCCGACGGGCCAGGGCGGCGCCGACACCGTCGCCGACCCGGCCCCGGTGTTCACCGCCATCGTCGAGGACCTCCGTGCGGGCACCGCCCCGGCGCTGATCGCGGCCCGCTTCCACACCGCGGTCGCCCACCTCGTGCGGCGCTGCTGTGTGCTGGCCCGGCAGCGTGCCGGCCTGACGACCGTGGCGCTGACCGGTGGTGTCTTCGCCAACACCCTGCTGGCCGAGGCCACCGCCCGCCTCCTGCGGGAAGACGGGTTCACCGTCCTGCGCCACCGCCGCGTCCCGCCCAACGACGGCGGACTGGCGCTCGGCCAGGTCGTCGTGGCGGCCCGCACGGTACCCGTGTTCGGCGGGGTGGGCGTGCCCTGA
- the hypB gene encoding hydrogenase nickel incorporation protein HypB has protein sequence MCRVVDLQQAVLAKNDACAHTLREDLAARGTALVNLLSSPGSGKTALLERELTLARSRDIPVAALTADLATENDAVRLARSRVPVKQVLTDGLCHLEAEMLGGHLHGWLPADTRLLFIENVGNLVCPASYDLGETLRVVLASVTEGEDKPLKYPTAFGLAHLVVVTKMDIAGAVSFDEAEFRANVERINPGVEVVLTSARGGTGDGALLDRALAARDGAPVHIPVMTRKSHHVHDVEDGRPYEAGHPHDHPHDGGHTHDEHPHDGEHTHAPRAHGGHPHPTGSDTVASSRS, from the coding sequence ATGTGCCGTGTCGTCGACCTGCAACAGGCGGTCCTTGCCAAGAACGACGCCTGCGCCCACACCCTGCGCGAGGACCTCGCCGCCCGCGGCACCGCGCTGGTCAATCTGCTCTCCAGCCCCGGAAGCGGCAAGACCGCCCTCCTGGAACGGGAACTCACCCTCGCCCGCAGCCGGGACATCCCGGTCGCCGCGCTCACCGCCGACCTCGCGACGGAGAACGACGCGGTGCGGCTGGCCCGTTCCCGGGTCCCCGTCAAACAGGTGCTCACCGACGGGCTGTGCCACCTGGAAGCGGAGATGCTGGGCGGGCACCTCCACGGCTGGCTCCCCGCCGACACCAGACTGCTGTTCATCGAGAACGTCGGGAATCTGGTCTGCCCGGCCTCCTACGACCTGGGGGAGACGCTGCGCGTCGTGCTGGCGTCGGTCACCGAGGGCGAGGACAAACCGCTGAAGTACCCCACCGCCTTCGGACTCGCGCATCTGGTCGTGGTCACCAAGATGGACATCGCCGGCGCGGTCTCCTTCGACGAGGCGGAGTTCCGCGCCAACGTCGAACGGATCAACCCCGGTGTCGAGGTCGTGCTCACCTCGGCCCGCGGCGGCACCGGCGACGGGGCGCTGCTGGACCGGGCGCTCGCGGCGCGCGACGGAGCGCCGGTCCACATCCCGGTGATGACCCGCAAGTCCCACCATGTGCACGACGTCGAGGACGGCCGGCCGTACGAGGCGGGCCACCCGCACGATCACCCCCACGACGGCGGCCACACCCACGACGAGCACCCCCACGACGGCGAGCACACCCACGCGCCGCGGGCACACGGCGGCCATCCGCACCCGACCGGCTCCGACACCGTGGCGTCGAGCCGCTCATGA
- a CDS encoding hydrogenase maturation nickel metallochaperone HypA/HybF encodes MHEMSIALAVVDQVAGAARPDGAGTVHSVRLQVGELAGVVSDALAFSFSLACAGTVLEGAELVTEPVPARARCGPCADTWPVGMPPQLSCPGCGGASAELLSGRELQIVSVCWNDAPAHPPTHEER; translated from the coding sequence ATGCACGAGATGTCCATCGCGCTTGCGGTCGTGGACCAGGTCGCCGGCGCGGCCCGGCCGGACGGGGCCGGCACGGTCCACAGCGTCCGGCTGCAGGTCGGCGAACTGGCCGGCGTGGTCTCCGACGCGCTGGCCTTCTCCTTTTCCCTCGCCTGTGCCGGAACCGTGCTGGAGGGCGCGGAACTGGTCACGGAGCCCGTTCCCGCGCGCGCCCGCTGCGGTCCCTGTGCCGACACCTGGCCGGTGGGCATGCCCCCGCAGCTGAGCTGTCCGGGCTGCGGCGGGGCGAGCGCCGAGCTGCTCTCCGGCCGCGAACTGCAGATCGTCAGCGTGTGCTGGAACGACGCCCCGGCACACCCACCGACTCACGAGGAGCGCTGA
- a CDS encoding DUF6893 family small protein — MLKLAMSGVLAAALAVVMRAVLPDIKRYMRMRAM, encoded by the coding sequence ATGCTGAAGCTCGCCATGAGCGGGGTGCTCGCCGCCGCGCTCGCCGTCGTCATGAGGGCCGTACTCCCCGACATCAAGCGCTACATGCGGATGCGCGCCATGTGA
- a CDS encoding hydrogenase maturation protease translates to MSATAAGKPPVKTLIAGVGNIFLGDDGFGVEAVRRLGEHELPEGVEVVDIGVRGVHLAYRMLDGYHTVLLVDAAARGGEPGTVHLLDATDPATARPQATALDGHHMTPDTVLALLDTLSAGTGSRRPDRVLVVGCEPADVAEGIGLSAPVAAAVDEAVGLILQLVGAAEPTPSAAGPHTSERNSTSC, encoded by the coding sequence GTGAGCGCGACAGCGGCAGGCAAGCCGCCCGTGAAGACGCTGATCGCCGGCGTCGGCAACATCTTCCTCGGCGACGACGGATTCGGCGTCGAGGCCGTTCGCCGGCTCGGGGAGCACGAACTCCCCGAGGGCGTCGAGGTCGTCGACATCGGCGTCCGCGGTGTCCACCTCGCCTACCGGATGCTCGACGGCTACCACACGGTGCTCCTGGTGGACGCCGCCGCGCGCGGCGGCGAACCCGGCACCGTCCACCTCCTCGACGCCACCGACCCGGCCACCGCCCGCCCGCAGGCCACCGCGCTCGATGGCCACCACATGACCCCCGACACCGTGCTCGCGCTGCTCGACACGCTCAGCGCGGGCACCGGCAGCCGGCGCCCGGACCGGGTGCTGGTCGTCGGCTGCGAACCCGCCGATGTCGCCGAAGGCATCGGACTCAGCGCACCGGTCGCCGCCGCGGTCGACGAGGCCGTGGGGCTGATCCTGCAACTCGTCGGCGCGGCGGAGCCGACACCGTCGGCCGCCGGACCGCACACCAGTGAGAGGAACTCGACATCATGCTGA
- a CDS encoding DUF6084 family protein, protein MTELSFECTGVRADRYAAAPTLLFRLRLTAPEATRVHAIALRCQIRIEPARRGYRADEAEALSDLFGERARWGSTLHPLQFAQVSQVVPGFTGETEVDLAVPCGYDLEVAAGRYFRALHDGEVPLLLLFSGTVFAGAGGFQVQPVSWDKEAAVRMPVAVWQEMTEAHFPGCGWLRLPNETLDALLAYRSRRALPSWQAAVESLLASAGDTGPATPDARLLRGAARARTVSERTAP, encoded by the coding sequence GTGACCGAGCTGTCCTTCGAGTGCACCGGGGTGCGGGCGGACCGCTACGCCGCCGCGCCCACCCTCCTCTTCCGCCTGCGCCTGACCGCCCCCGAGGCCACCCGGGTGCACGCCATCGCGCTGCGCTGCCAGATCCGCATCGAACCGGCCCGGCGCGGCTACCGGGCCGACGAGGCCGAGGCGCTGTCCGACCTCTTCGGCGAGCGGGCCCGCTGGGGCAGCACCCTGCACCCGCTGCAGTTCGCCCAGGTCTCCCAGGTCGTCCCCGGCTTCACCGGGGAGACCGAGGTGGACCTCGCCGTCCCCTGCGGCTACGACCTGGAGGTCGCCGCCGGCCGCTACTTCCGGGCGCTGCACGACGGAGAGGTGCCGCTGCTGCTGCTCTTCTCCGGCACGGTGTTCGCCGGCGCCGGCGGCTTCCAGGTCCAGCCGGTGTCCTGGGACAAGGAAGCGGCCGTGCGGATGCCGGTGGCCGTCTGGCAGGAGATGACCGAGGCGCACTTCCCCGGTTGCGGCTGGCTCCGGCTGCCGAACGAAACCCTCGACGCCCTGCTCGCCTACCGCTCCCGCCGCGCCCTCCCCTCCTGGCAGGCCGCCGTCGAGTCCCTGCTGGCATCCGCCGGGGACACCGGGCCGGCCACACCGGACGCCCGGCTGCTGCGCGGCGCCGCCCGTGCCCGTACCGTCAGCGAGAGGACCGCGCCATGA
- a CDS encoding DUF5947 family protein: MSGPAPTRLGPQAAHRGLRRFRAPTPPAPERCELCGVVLAEHNHRHLVDTKRRALACACTPCALLFDRPGSGGGQFRTVPARYLVDSGHTLDDAAWELLQIPVGVAFFLRNADLDRLVALYPSPAGATESELDPSTWQTVLGASRLSALLEPDVEALLLRRFEGRIDCYLVPVDVCYELVGRMRLLWQGFDGGAEARAALADFFATVARRAREAKEDDRP; the protein is encoded by the coding sequence GTGAGCGGCCCGGCGCCCACCCGCCTGGGGCCGCAGGCCGCCCACCGCGGCCTGCGCCGCTTCCGCGCACCGACGCCGCCGGCCCCGGAACGCTGCGAACTGTGCGGCGTGGTGCTCGCCGAGCACAACCACCGCCACCTGGTGGACACCAAGCGCCGGGCGCTGGCCTGCGCCTGTACCCCCTGTGCGCTGCTCTTCGACCGGCCGGGCTCCGGCGGGGGACAGTTCCGCACCGTCCCCGCCCGCTACCTCGTCGACTCCGGCCACACCCTGGACGACGCGGCCTGGGAACTGCTCCAGATCCCCGTCGGCGTCGCCTTCTTCCTGCGCAACGCCGACCTGGACCGGCTGGTCGCGCTCTACCCCAGCCCGGCCGGCGCCACCGAGAGCGAACTCGACCCGTCGACCTGGCAGACCGTGCTCGGCGCCAGCCGGCTCTCCGCCCTCCTCGAGCCCGACGTGGAGGCGCTGCTGCTGCGCCGCTTCGAGGGCCGGATCGACTGCTATCTCGTGCCCGTCGACGTCTGCTACGAACTCGTCGGCCGGATGCGGCTGCTGTGGCAGGGCTTCGACGGCGGCGCCGAGGCCCGCGCCGCCCTCGCCGACTTCTTCGCCACGGTCGCCCGACGGGCCCGCGAAGCCAAGGAGGACGACCGGCCGTGA